A genomic stretch from Hyalangium ruber includes:
- a CDS encoding helix-turn-helix domain-containing protein, which produces MRAARMRAGLTQAEIAASVGITPEVFGRMERGKMLPSVPTLFRLCVALRSGPHELMGFVPPASLPQAAQRQVPPELADTPETRRLLRLMGRLQGLQLKLILRLVLAFLTEPRRPRSQKRNRR; this is translated from the coding sequence ATGCGGGCCGCACGGATGCGTGCGGGGCTCACTCAGGCCGAGATCGCCGCGAGCGTCGGCATTACTCCGGAGGTGTTCGGGCGGATGGAGCGCGGGAAGATGCTTCCCAGTGTGCCCACTCTGTTCCGGTTGTGCGTGGCCCTGCGCAGTGGCCCGCACGAGCTGATGGGCTTTGTCCCCCCGGCCAGTCTGCCCCAAGCGGCACAGCGTCAAGTGCCGCCCGAACTGGCAGACACGCCCGAGACGCGGCGCCTGTTGCGGCTGATGGGACGCCTGCAAGGGCTCCAGCTCAAGCTGATCTTGCGCCTTGTGCTGGCCTTCCTGACGGAGCCCCGGCGCCCCCGGAGCCAGAAGAGGAACCGGAGATAA
- a CDS encoding serine/threonine-protein kinase, translating to MATVTGPQIPEEGLILFSLGDFSYAFLRVLETTNHGETVMIVQQRSRLGPEGNYIARRVLPTSPKHDPESLARIRARLEEEARLATYLDHPNIARVLGRAESHGALYILCERVSGTRLDTYVTAACMRGVCLSAGFALYVGAEVASALHHAHTRTDEKGRPLGIIHRDVNPARIYLKADGSVRLTDFALARSLLPGRVATTVPRPQGDAFYGAPEALLGEPMDSRSDLFALGLVMLEIATGRGLYGTLTVRAADVEEALTPEVRAKVVAAHNLATIVELPEQVDDYILRAATYTAREVEELTANVFPPLRSILRTLLQRRPEDRYPSAAALEDDLRKGLAALGAPYGAPEAIAEVRRIARAARMHKDVGGPTAQDSASTTRKLSADHVITSPGSSA from the coding sequence ATGGCTACCGTTACAGGCCCCCAGATACCCGAGGAGGGGCTGATCCTCTTCTCCCTCGGTGATTTCTCGTATGCGTTCCTCCGTGTCCTGGAGACGACCAACCACGGCGAAACGGTGATGATCGTGCAGCAGCGTTCACGCCTCGGGCCGGAAGGAAACTACATCGCGCGGCGAGTGCTGCCCACCTCGCCCAAGCATGACCCTGAATCGCTGGCCAGGATCCGCGCTCGGCTTGAGGAGGAGGCGCGGCTAGCCACCTACCTGGATCACCCCAACATCGCCCGGGTTCTGGGACGGGCCGAGTCTCACGGCGCCCTCTACATCCTCTGCGAGCGCGTTTCAGGAACGCGGCTCGACACCTACGTTACCGCCGCGTGCATGCGCGGCGTCTGCCTGTCTGCTGGCTTTGCGCTCTACGTGGGCGCCGAAGTGGCGAGCGCTCTCCACCACGCGCACACGCGCACGGACGAGAAGGGCCGCCCGCTGGGCATCATTCACCGAGACGTGAACCCCGCCCGCATCTACCTGAAGGCGGATGGCTCCGTGAGGCTTACGGACTTTGCGCTTGCCCGCTCGCTCCTACCGGGCCGGGTGGCGACCACGGTGCCCCGCCCGCAGGGGGATGCCTTCTACGGCGCCCCCGAGGCACTTCTAGGCGAACCGATGGATTCGCGCTCGGACCTGTTCGCGCTGGGCTTGGTGATGCTGGAGATCGCCACGGGTAGAGGGCTCTACGGCACGCTCACGGTGCGCGCGGCTGACGTAGAGGAAGCCCTAACGCCCGAGGTGCGCGCCAAGGTGGTAGCCGCTCACAACCTCGCGACGATTGTCGAACTGCCCGAGCAAGTAGACGACTACATCCTGCGGGCCGCTACGTACACCGCCCGAGAGGTGGAGGAACTGACGGCGAACGTTTTCCCCCCTCTGCGCTCCATCCTCCGAACGTTGCTCCAGCGGCGCCCGGAAGACCGCTACCCATCAGCGGCAGCCCTTGAGGACGATCTACGCAAAGGGCTGGCTGCGTTGGGCGCTCCTTACGGAGCCCCCGAAGCTATCGCGGAGGTGCGGCGTATAGCGCGAGCGGCCCGCATGCATAAGGACGTAGGCGGCCCGACTGCTCAAGATTCCGCGTCCACGACGCGCAAGCTGTCCGCTGATCACGTCATCACGTCGCCGGGTAGCTCCGCCTAG
- a CDS encoding serine/threonine protein kinase: MIGAVELQPGTLVDGWQIVRALRTGGFGAVHHAEQHGKAFAIKVAVHREQSGDTGKTHTRALQEVSLLLTLDHPNIIKPRGFGYLPDGRVYCVLEYVDGWTLGEWKERTFPTFREVCSVFAKIAGAVEYMHKRKAKVFHRDLKLANVMIRSSNGEPVIIDLGCATYENAEELTTTPLGPGTDRYRSYEAWDFYYQQGRKHGGRYPFKVTDELFAVGVMLYEMLTAPLPSREPPRLDFSDRVGDLPAARDVNPRVPEALSALVEDLLAHDPAQRPVNFKALRRRLEELAKHPGPEYAAEVHPPSVQRQPPPGDGAQAAGLAAQGKQGWRKVLALADKQAARFRGRLQSAPSRQHRRRPLALAATVGAVAVAAAGAAWLTHGERPGPVSAPALKEATAPPVPTAPALPPEKFPPVSSPAPATAPKEGSTVKPKPPDAPKSSRSARATKAPPAQSDPGFPAWCKALPLAVAMATEGCASVRTKAEPFECPPGAQEAMEKLGWIRVPGKPDADLAVRLDERGGERGLWTFTLGAPVTGRIEGARFWEVPEGGALLYGRAYKTDGVSGDPLGTLFVIYDHVEIPGKGKYPVCVVSTPARIQELKDDKATTGNNVGGRPVTSWEPPRY, from the coding sequence ATGATCGGAGCGGTTGAACTTCAACCCGGCACGCTCGTTGACGGTTGGCAGATCGTCCGCGCCCTTCGCACGGGCGGCTTTGGTGCCGTTCACCATGCCGAGCAACACGGCAAGGCGTTCGCGATCAAAGTCGCAGTCCACCGGGAGCAGAGCGGCGACACGGGGAAGACGCACACGCGCGCTCTCCAGGAGGTGTCACTCCTGCTCACGCTGGATCATCCCAACATCATCAAGCCGCGCGGCTTCGGATACCTGCCCGATGGGCGCGTGTATTGCGTGCTGGAGTACGTGGACGGCTGGACGCTGGGAGAGTGGAAGGAGCGCACGTTTCCCACCTTCCGCGAGGTTTGTAGCGTGTTCGCCAAGATCGCCGGGGCCGTCGAGTACATGCACAAGCGCAAGGCCAAGGTGTTTCACCGTGACTTGAAGTTGGCGAACGTGATGATCCGTAGCAGCAACGGCGAGCCAGTGATCATCGATCTGGGCTGTGCGACCTACGAGAACGCCGAGGAGTTGACGACAACACCACTGGGCCCAGGCACGGATCGCTACCGCTCCTATGAGGCATGGGATTTCTACTACCAGCAGGGCCGCAAGCACGGAGGGCGTTACCCGTTCAAGGTGACGGATGAACTTTTCGCCGTGGGGGTCATGCTCTACGAAATGCTCACCGCTCCGCTGCCGTCGAGGGAACCGCCTCGGCTGGACTTCTCGGATCGCGTGGGGGACCTGCCCGCAGCCCGAGACGTGAACCCGCGTGTGCCGGAAGCCTTGAGCGCGCTGGTGGAGGACTTGTTAGCGCACGACCCAGCGCAAAGGCCGGTGAACTTCAAGGCGCTACGGCGCAGGCTGGAAGAGTTGGCCAAGCACCCGGGGCCAGAATACGCGGCAGAGGTACACCCGCCCTCGGTACAGCGCCAGCCACCGCCCGGAGACGGGGCCCAGGCAGCCGGACTCGCGGCACAGGGGAAACAGGGTTGGCGCAAGGTGCTGGCACTGGCTGACAAGCAGGCCGCCCGCTTCCGGGGCCGACTCCAGTCGGCTCCCTCCCGCCAGCACAGGCGCAGGCCCCTGGCACTCGCGGCCACGGTGGGCGCCGTCGCAGTGGCTGCTGCTGGTGCCGCGTGGCTGACGCATGGAGAACGCCCCGGGCCTGTATCGGCGCCCGCGCTGAAAGAGGCTACCGCGCCACCCGTCCCGACTGCTCCGGCGCTTCCCCCTGAGAAGTTCCCGCCTGTGTCTTCTCCCGCTCCCGCAACTGCACCGAAGGAAGGATCCACCGTGAAGCCCAAGCCGCCCGATGCTCCCAAGTCGTCCCGTAGCGCACGCGCGACGAAAGCCCCCCCCGCCCAGAGTGATCCCGGCTTCCCGGCGTGGTGCAAGGCGCTACCGCTGGCGGTCGCCATGGCTACTGAAGGATGCGCGTCCGTCCGCACCAAGGCCGAGCCCTTCGAGTGCCCACCCGGGGCGCAAGAAGCCATGGAGAAACTAGGATGGATCCGCGTGCCTGGGAAACCTGATGCAGACTTGGCCGTGAGACTCGACGAGAGAGGCGGGGAACGTGGCTTGTGGACGTTCACTCTGGGGGCCCCAGTGACCGGCCGTATTGAGGGCGCCCGTTTTTGGGAGGTCCCGGAAGGCGGCGCCCTCTTGTATGGCAGGGCCTACAAGACCGATGGAGTCTCAGGCGATCCCCTCGGAACACTGTTTGTCATCTACGACCACGTAGAGATCCCCGGCAAAGGAAAGTACCCGGTGTGCGTCGTCTCCACCCCAGCCAGGATTCAGGAACTGAAAGACGACAAGGCGACGACTGGTAACAACGTGGGCGGACGCCCCGTTACGAGTTGGGAGCCGCCGCGCTACTAG
- a CDS encoding DUF2381 family protein — translation MLSPATLALALLLLGGTLAQAQPAPTREPRRRSFTLTGAPLEARIATGIRTFLVFSVPIRGKAVEVDPTRIKVVASGDAILAFEPLSEPRPGECWTLRVPLADGKASEVAEFSLVAHPSEVDTEIDVARPEESPTACPTCAPCAALSAADAIASGFIDSGGVGTRPLGFFTDAASGFELKEGVTYRAGGWVLVDAEIIPPPRQPAWRPTGATLTSKTGEVGVRAVTVKPGKQPNAVRVLVTTDVPLPSAGLDFTLHLNGAQGAPSLSIPEVKLPPAKEPKP, via the coding sequence TTGCTCTCACCCGCGACTCTGGCTCTTGCGCTGCTCCTCCTCGGGGGGACGTTGGCGCAAGCACAACCGGCGCCTACCCGCGAGCCGCGCCGCCGCTCCTTCACGCTGACCGGCGCCCCCCTAGAGGCACGCATCGCCACGGGGATCCGCACGTTCCTTGTCTTCTCAGTCCCCATCCGTGGAAAGGCCGTGGAAGTGGACCCGACGCGGATCAAGGTCGTTGCGTCGGGTGACGCGATCCTTGCGTTCGAGCCGTTGAGCGAACCCCGCCCCGGTGAATGTTGGACGTTGCGTGTCCCGTTGGCTGATGGGAAGGCGTCCGAAGTAGCCGAGTTCTCGCTAGTCGCGCACCCCTCCGAGGTGGACACAGAGATCGACGTTGCACGGCCCGAAGAATCGCCTACAGCCTGCCCGACGTGCGCGCCGTGCGCCGCCCTGAGTGCGGCGGATGCCATCGCTTCCGGCTTCATCGACAGCGGCGGAGTAGGAACCCGACCGCTTGGCTTCTTCACGGACGCCGCGAGCGGCTTCGAGTTGAAAGAGGGCGTGACCTATCGCGCGGGGGGCTGGGTGCTGGTGGACGCGGAGATCATCCCCCCGCCTAGGCAGCCAGCGTGGAGGCCAACCGGAGCCACGTTGACGAGCAAGACCGGAGAGGTGGGGGTGCGGGCAGTGACGGTGAAACCGGGCAAGCAACCGAACGCGGTGCGGGTGCTCGTGACAACGGACGTGCCACTGCCAAGCGCGGGGCTTGATTTCACCTTGCACCTGAACGGCGCGCAGGGGGCGCCGTCCCTCTCGATTCCTGAAGTGAAACTGCCGCCAGCAAAGGAGCCCAAGCCATGA
- a CDS encoding helix-turn-helix domain-containing protein, whose translation MSTPPVAAVAAPAFLTVEEAAELLRVNRKTLYEAIRLEQIPGVARIGKTLRIRRAALLEWTAGKGRDSALGSRK comes from the coding sequence ATGAGCACGCCCCCCGTTGCTGCCGTTGCTGCGCCCGCGTTTCTCACGGTGGAGGAAGCCGCCGAATTGCTCCGCGTGAACAGGAAAACTCTCTACGAAGCGATCCGGCTGGAGCAAATCCCCGGCGTTGCTCGCATCGGCAAAACCCTACGCATCCGCCGCGCTGCCTTGCTAGAGTGGACAGCCGGTAAGGGCCGTGATTCTGCGCTTGGGAGTCGCAAATGA
- a CDS encoding tyrosine-type recombinase/integrase, with protein MSVRSRKWQNKAGKAEEAWQVDFIFHHPDGRRQRVVKFSPVQTRRGAEQYERELRASLLNGTFGKENTGERRMTLADFAPRFLTYSENNNKHSSVVTKRQLLDDHLLPFFGQMALSAIGPAQIEDFKAHMRKKKSAARARKEAPTRAALLKRGDVEPKPLSLKTINNVLSALSKLLALAQEQGEIAQAPRVKLFGKLPKPTFDFLSFEEAARLIDAAEPEWRAMLLVALKTGLRQGELIGLQWSDLDLAQGRLNVRRTIWRGVTDLPKGGRERTVDLPASAVDALKGHRHLRGRFVFCQEDGQPLTEGKMKQPLRRALNRAGISREEGRIGWHDLRHTYASHLAMRGVPLKVIQELMGHVTIEMTERYAHLSPDTRREAVGVLDRPLPLAPACDIRATRMEGAANHP; from the coding sequence ATGAGCGTCAGATCGCGGAAGTGGCAGAACAAGGCAGGGAAGGCTGAGGAGGCTTGGCAAGTGGATTTCATCTTCCACCACCCGGACGGACGGCGGCAGCGAGTCGTGAAGTTCTCGCCTGTCCAGACGCGCCGGGGTGCCGAGCAGTACGAGCGCGAACTCCGCGCCTCTCTCCTCAATGGGACCTTCGGAAAGGAGAACACAGGGGAGCGCCGTATGACGTTGGCGGATTTTGCGCCGCGCTTCCTCACCTACAGCGAGAACAACAACAAACACTCAAGCGTCGTCACCAAGCGGCAACTTCTGGATGATCACTTGCTCCCGTTCTTCGGGCAGATGGCGCTGTCTGCCATTGGTCCGGCACAGATCGAGGACTTCAAAGCGCACATGCGCAAGAAGAAGTCCGCAGCGCGCGCCCGCAAGGAGGCCCCCACGAGGGCCGCCCTTCTCAAGCGCGGCGACGTGGAGCCCAAGCCCTTGAGCCTCAAGACGATCAACAACGTGCTCTCGGCGTTGAGCAAGCTGCTGGCACTGGCACAGGAACAAGGGGAGATCGCGCAGGCTCCGCGCGTGAAGCTGTTCGGCAAGCTGCCCAAGCCCACGTTCGATTTCCTCAGCTTCGAGGAAGCCGCGCGGCTGATCGACGCAGCCGAGCCGGAATGGCGCGCGATGCTGCTGGTGGCACTGAAGACGGGGCTTCGCCAGGGAGAGTTGATCGGGCTCCAGTGGAGTGATCTGGACTTGGCACAGGGACGGCTCAACGTGCGGCGTACCATCTGGCGCGGGGTGACGGACTTGCCCAAGGGTGGACGTGAAAGGACCGTGGATCTGCCCGCGTCGGCGGTGGATGCGCTCAAGGGGCACCGGCACCTGCGGGGCCGCTTCGTCTTCTGTCAGGAGGACGGACAGCCGCTCACGGAAGGCAAGATGAAGCAGCCGCTTCGCCGCGCCCTCAACCGTGCGGGCATCAGCCGCGAGGAAGGGCGGATCGGGTGGCACGACCTACGCCACACCTACGCCAGCCACCTCGCGATGCGGGGCGTTCCGCTCAAGGTGATCCAGGAGTTGATGGGACACGTCACGATCGAGATGACCGAGCGCTACGCCCACCTGAGCCCCGACACGCGGCGAGAGGCGGTCGGTGTTCTTGACCGGCCCCTGCCGCTTGCGCCCGCATGCGACATACGTGCAACACGGATGGAGGGCGCCGCTAACCATCCGTAA
- a CDS encoding TetR/AcrR family transcriptional regulator yields MARASVREQIVVAGMKTLLQQGFNGCGVQDITSAAGVPKGSFYNHFESKEALGVEVVERYWRSSSSRLSLLRDSSLAPLERLHRCFTSQVEALIEWNYERGCLLGNLAAEMSDHSQLIRERVAVAFAEWSRELEKVIQQAQAAGEISASMAPAALAVFLINAWEGAVLRSRVDRSRAALDAFMSITFDKVLT; encoded by the coding sequence ATGGCACGAGCGAGCGTCCGTGAACAGATCGTCGTCGCAGGGATGAAGACCCTGCTCCAGCAGGGCTTCAACGGGTGCGGCGTTCAAGACATCACCTCGGCCGCCGGGGTCCCGAAGGGCTCGTTCTACAACCACTTCGAGAGCAAAGAGGCTCTCGGTGTCGAAGTCGTCGAGCGCTACTGGCGGAGCTCCAGCTCTCGGCTCTCCCTTCTGCGGGACTCATCGCTCGCTCCCCTGGAGCGGCTGCACCGCTGTTTCACCTCGCAGGTGGAGGCGCTCATCGAGTGGAACTACGAGCGTGGCTGTCTTCTAGGGAATCTTGCCGCGGAGATGTCGGATCACAGCCAGCTCATCCGCGAGCGCGTGGCAGTGGCTTTCGCCGAGTGGTCACGCGAGCTCGAGAAGGTGATTCAGCAGGCGCAGGCCGCGGGTGAGATCTCCGCGTCCATGGCTCCCGCCGCCCTGGCTGTCTTCCTCATCAACGCCTGGGAGGGCGCGGTGCTGCGCAGCAGGGTCGACAGGAGCCGGGCGGCCCTTGATGCCTTCATGAGCATCACCTTCGACAAGGTCCTGACCTGA
- a CDS encoding NmrA/HSCARG family protein: MSNADKVVVVIGPTGQQGGATAKHLAASGWRVRALVRGPESAKARVLADAGVELAPGDMGDRASLEAAMRGAYGVFSVQPSAGPAGSGVMWEDEARLGRNVADAAKAAGVKHLIYTSVGGAERNTGIGHFESKWKIEQYIRSLGVPATIIRPNAFMEILTWPDFGIPRGVLSFFSAPQSRLQLIAVDDIGRFVALAFSDPETYVGKSIELAGDSLSGVQLAEAISRATNRSIPYVQIPGEILRQNPSLERLAVFASEDGGKADIAALRKLHPGLLTFDEWLARSGKALFQALLQ; this comes from the coding sequence ATGAGCAACGCAGACAAGGTCGTTGTCGTGATCGGACCCACAGGGCAGCAAGGCGGAGCGACAGCGAAGCACTTGGCGGCAAGCGGATGGCGCGTGCGCGCACTGGTTCGCGGCCCCGAGAGTGCGAAGGCCCGAGTGCTCGCGGATGCGGGCGTGGAGCTGGCTCCCGGGGACATGGGTGATCGCGCGTCGCTTGAGGCGGCGATGCGCGGCGCCTACGGCGTCTTCAGCGTTCAGCCAAGCGCAGGCCCGGCGGGCTCGGGCGTCATGTGGGAGGACGAGGCTCGCCTTGGAAGGAACGTCGCGGACGCGGCCAAGGCAGCGGGAGTCAAGCACCTCATCTACACCTCTGTCGGCGGCGCGGAGCGGAACACGGGCATCGGCCACTTCGAGAGCAAGTGGAAGATCGAGCAGTACATCCGCTCGCTCGGGGTGCCCGCGACGATCATCCGCCCTAACGCGTTCATGGAGATCCTCACGTGGCCGGACTTCGGAATCCCTCGGGGCGTTCTCTCCTTCTTCAGCGCACCGCAGAGCCGCCTCCAGCTCATTGCCGTGGATGACATTGGTCGGTTCGTCGCCCTCGCCTTCAGCGATCCGGAGACGTACGTGGGCAAGTCGATCGAGCTCGCGGGCGATTCGCTGTCGGGAGTGCAGCTCGCGGAGGCCATCAGTCGCGCGACGAACCGGTCCATTCCGTACGTCCAGATTCCGGGGGAGATCCTTCGTCAGAACCCCAGCCTCGAGCGCCTCGCCGTGTTCGCGAGTGAAGACGGCGGCAAGGCCGACATCGCCGCGCTCCGCAAGCTGCACCCGGGCTTGCTGACGTTCGATGAGTGGCTTGCCAGGAGCGGCAAGGCGCTATTCCAGGCTCTGCTCCAGTAG
- a CDS encoding polysaccharide deacetylase family protein codes for MTSIPGAPYSLAPFLLAPALLLACGSGSQGGTPCGNTLAPPTTVYAFTDNVAPSANPPRGLQPSQVPQFVSISWDDNSRVDGMAWALELAAARKNPDGTPVNMTFFMTTKFIARDAITDPKALKKVWREALAAGHEVALHGVTHETSKSTDTNRWTEELLGTIDALTKDYDANEEPWDTSLRSGPGLPRAQLVGWRTPSLATNDLLMPVLKAHGVWYDSSLEEGFQDDQDGTDFLWPYTLDSGSPGDAFLAARGLQDTKAPITRHAGLWELPVYTFITPPEIRAALKYRVNWFDDQSGKITGFDFNLLTHSMFQMNKAEFLATLKYTLDQRLRGNRAPFLITLHSDYYSPEFTYAPNITSAERRAAIEEFLDYALSKPEVRVRSYKEIFDWMRSPAAMECHQ; via the coding sequence ATGACCTCCATCCCTGGAGCGCCGTACTCACTTGCCCCGTTCCTCCTGGCTCCCGCCCTGCTCCTGGCGTGCGGCAGCGGCTCACAAGGCGGCACCCCGTGCGGGAACACGCTCGCCCCTCCCACCACGGTCTATGCCTTCACCGACAACGTGGCACCTTCCGCCAACCCGCCGCGAGGGCTCCAGCCCAGCCAGGTGCCACAGTTCGTGAGCATCAGCTGGGACGACAACAGCCGCGTGGATGGCATGGCATGGGCACTCGAGCTGGCCGCGGCGCGGAAGAACCCGGATGGGACTCCCGTGAACATGACGTTCTTCATGACCACGAAGTTCATCGCGAGGGACGCCATCACCGATCCGAAGGCGCTCAAGAAGGTCTGGCGCGAGGCCCTGGCCGCGGGCCACGAGGTGGCGCTCCACGGCGTGACCCACGAGACGAGCAAGAGCACGGACACGAACCGTTGGACCGAAGAGCTCCTCGGCACCATTGACGCGCTCACGAAGGACTACGACGCGAACGAGGAGCCTTGGGACACGTCGCTGAGGAGTGGTCCGGGGCTCCCAAGAGCGCAGTTGGTCGGCTGGCGCACGCCGTCGCTCGCGACGAACGATCTGCTCATGCCCGTCCTGAAGGCCCACGGGGTCTGGTACGACTCCAGCCTGGAGGAGGGCTTCCAGGACGACCAGGATGGGACCGACTTCCTCTGGCCCTACACGCTGGACAGCGGCTCTCCGGGGGACGCGTTCCTGGCGGCGCGGGGCCTCCAGGACACGAAGGCCCCCATCACCCGGCATGCGGGCCTCTGGGAACTGCCGGTCTACACCTTCATCACCCCGCCGGAGATCCGGGCGGCGCTCAAATACCGCGTGAACTGGTTCGACGACCAGAGCGGAAAGATCACGGGCTTCGACTTCAACCTGCTCACCCACTCCATGTTCCAGATGAACAAGGCAGAGTTCCTGGCGACGCTGAAATACACGCTGGATCAGCGGCTCCGGGGCAACCGCGCGCCCTTCCTCATCACCTTGCACTCGGACTACTACTCGCCCGAGTTCACGTATGCGCCCAACATCACCAGCGCTGAGCGCCGGGCCGCGATCGAGGAGTTCCTCGACTACGCGCTCAGCAAACCGGAAGTCCGGGTCCGCTCCTACAAGGAGATCTTCGACTGGATGCGCAGCCCCGCTGCGATGGAGTGTCACCAGTGA
- a CDS encoding helix-turn-helix domain-containing protein yields MNEIRCSGPTELPLFLADHTRLSALLEEVGTPCEPRLRAGRPCAIGYVPRQLNIMPAGMPLWGYSARSRLVRDVVLAFDLPGLGERLGQALSSDALTAPRLRFADDRLWTLMRLLAGAVETQDPSTQLYGDGLTTAIFALLGSRREESPAARKGLAPWQLRRIIDFLESRLPERVELSRLAALVGLSQAHFSRAFKASTGVAPYQWQLQARLKRAQEMLVTTSASLEQVAEATGFADAVHFGKAFRRAHGTTPAMWRRDRKH; encoded by the coding sequence GTGAACGAGATTCGCTGTTCGGGCCCCACCGAGCTCCCCTTGTTCCTGGCGGACCACACGCGATTGAGCGCGCTGCTGGAGGAGGTAGGGACCCCATGCGAGCCCCGCCTGCGCGCGGGGCGGCCTTGTGCCATCGGCTACGTCCCCCGTCAGTTGAACATCATGCCCGCCGGCATGCCGCTGTGGGGCTACAGCGCCCGCTCCCGGCTGGTGCGTGATGTCGTGCTCGCCTTCGACCTGCCAGGCTTGGGTGAACGCCTGGGGCAGGCGTTGAGCTCGGACGCCCTGACCGCGCCGCGCCTGCGCTTCGCCGACGACCGTCTCTGGACGCTGATGCGCCTGCTGGCCGGAGCGGTGGAGACCCAGGACCCCTCCACCCAGCTCTACGGTGACGGGCTGACGACCGCCATCTTCGCCTTGTTGGGTTCTCGTCGTGAAGAAAGCCCAGCGGCTCGCAAGGGGCTGGCGCCTTGGCAGCTGCGGCGGATCATCGACTTCCTGGAGTCGCGCCTGCCCGAGCGGGTCGAGTTGTCGAGGTTGGCCGCGCTGGTGGGCCTGTCTCAAGCGCACTTCAGCCGGGCCTTCAAGGCTTCCACCGGCGTAGCGCCGTATCAATGGCAACTGCAGGCCCGGCTCAAGCGTGCGCAGGAGATGCTGGTGACGACGTCCGCCTCGCTGGAGCAGGTCGCCGAGGCGACAGGCTTCGCCGACGCGGTGCATTTCGGCAAGGCCTTCCGACGGGCGCATGGCACAACGCCCGCGATGTGGCGGCGGGACCGGAAGCACTAG
- a CDS encoding hydrolase, whose amino-acid sequence MLVLIDHQPFQFANLHSHEPTMVLNNVIGLAKGAKAFNVPTILTTVLEERGGYLVKGLQDVFPEQKPIDRTFINTWEDSRVVDAVKKTGRKKLLLAALWTEICLAMPAIQAAGEGFEVYVVTDASGGVSAEAHDMAVRRMQMAGVTPITWMAVISEWQRDWAREASVAALASVVGDHGGGSSVAFAWEMQLLAAGRANRGR is encoded by the coding sequence GTGCTGGTGCTCATCGACCATCAGCCCTTCCAGTTCGCCAACCTGCACAGCCACGAGCCGACGATGGTGCTGAACAACGTGATTGGGCTGGCCAAGGGCGCCAAGGCCTTCAACGTGCCGACCATCCTCACCACGGTCCTCGAGGAGCGCGGCGGCTACCTCGTGAAGGGCCTGCAGGACGTCTTCCCCGAGCAGAAGCCCATCGACCGCACGTTCATCAACACCTGGGAGGACAGCCGCGTCGTGGACGCGGTGAAGAAGACCGGGAGGAAGAAGCTGCTGCTCGCCGCGCTGTGGACGGAGATCTGCCTGGCCATGCCCGCCATTCAGGCCGCGGGCGAAGGCTTCGAGGTCTACGTGGTCACGGACGCCTCGGGCGGCGTCAGCGCCGAGGCGCACGACATGGCGGTGCGGCGCATGCAGATGGCGGGCGTGACGCCCATCACCTGGATGGCGGTCATCTCCGAGTGGCAGCGCGACTGGGCCCGCGAGGCCAGTGTCGCTGCGCTCGCCAGCGTCGTCGGCGACCATGGAGGCGGCAGCTCCGTGGCCTTCGCCTGGGAGATGCAACTGCTGGCGGCAGGGCGGGCCAACCGGGGCAGGTGA
- a CDS encoding alpha/beta fold hydrolase — MQLSDWKREGRFFSFEGHRIFYRDEGVGEVLLCLHGFPTSSWDWSRLWPGLIPRFRVIAPDLLGYGFSDKPPRHGYSLLDQATLTERLLASLGITHVHVLSHDFGVSIVQELLARQLEQEKAGLTGLVLRSSCFLNGGLFPEVYQPRVIQRLLASPVGALVSRLVTQRSFERSFTSIFGERTRPSKQELQEFWEVITHNGGSRIAHRHIRFMEERHRYRERWTDALQRTRVPLRMVNGAADPVSGAHMAARYRELVPHPDIVSLEGIGHYPMVEAPRAVLEAVLAFMAGAARP; from the coding sequence ATGCAGCTCAGCGACTGGAAGCGTGAAGGAAGGTTCTTCTCTTTCGAAGGGCACCGCATCTTCTACCGCGACGAGGGCGTGGGGGAGGTGCTGCTGTGCCTCCACGGCTTTCCTACTTCCTCGTGGGACTGGTCCCGCCTCTGGCCTGGGCTCATCCCTCGGTTCCGGGTGATTGCCCCGGACCTGCTCGGCTACGGCTTCTCGGACAAGCCCCCGCGACACGGCTATTCCCTCCTGGACCAGGCGACGCTCACCGAGCGGCTGCTGGCGTCTCTCGGAATCACCCACGTCCATGTGCTCTCCCATGACTTCGGGGTCTCCATCGTCCAGGAACTCCTCGCACGCCAGCTGGAGCAGGAGAAGGCGGGCCTGACGGGGCTGGTGCTTCGCTCCTCGTGCTTCCTCAACGGGGGCCTCTTCCCCGAGGTCTATCAGCCCCGAGTGATTCAGCGGCTCCTGGCAAGCCCGGTGGGTGCGCTCGTCTCGCGGCTCGTCACCCAGCGCTCCTTCGAGCGAAGCTTCACCTCCATCTTCGGCGAGAGGACCCGGCCCTCGAAGCAGGAGCTGCAGGAGTTCTGGGAGGTCATCACCCACAACGGCGGCTCGCGGATTGCCCACCGGCACATCCGCTTCATGGAGGAGCGGCATCGCTACCGGGAACGCTGGACCGATGCGCTCCAGCGCACGCGTGTCCCCTTGCGGATGGTGAATGGAGCGGCGGACCCGGTCTCTGGCGCGCACATGGCGGCGCGCTACCGTGAGCTCGTGCCCCACCCGGACATCGTCTCGCTGGAGGGCATCGGGCACTACCCCATGGTCGAAGCCCCGCGGGCCGTGCTCGAAGCGGTGCTCGCCTTCATGGCGGGTGCAGCGCGACCGTGA